A genomic stretch from Bos javanicus breed banteng chromosome 3, ARS-OSU_banteng_1.0, whole genome shotgun sequence includes:
- the LOC133244196 gene encoding 5E5 antigen-like, producing the protein MLYVWSGVCVCVRERERQRATDRQWGASCVSVSPSMEARTPRPGTEYNTQTRNLPGAHTRKTCVGVRVCGLCALRGSARCLLKALHKVPRPPGAFPPACGLRCVGRGWRGGGVEGREGGKQGERGKGKTRGSLQEREASGTHRGAGSLGAGLEPSRRRGAAAEPSLVRLGRRPQQRNPGRRWAGGGSYRRAISEARAKRESWGCGPERRGPAAAPRGPGCAGLVAERTPRTQNPAPARQSPPLNYLRLWPRRRGGGQPPARRPLSEP; encoded by the coding sequence ATGCTTTATGTGtggtcaggtgtgtgtgtgtgtgtgagagagagagagagacagcgaGCGACAGACAGACAGTGGGGAGCGAGCTGTGTGTCTGTGAGTCCGTCGATGGAAGCACGGACCCCGCGCCCAGGCACTGAGTACAACACACAGACTCGTAACCTGCCCGGGGCGCACACCAGGAAGAcgtgtgtgggtgtgagagtgtGCGGGCTGTGTGCGCTCAGAGGTTCTGCGCGCTGCCTCCTCAAGGCGCTTCACAAAGTTCCTCGCCCACCCGGAGCCTTCCCTCCCGCCTGTGGACTACGCtgtgtggggcgggggtggcggggagggggagtcgaggggagggaaggaggaaagcagGGGGAGAGGGGCAAAGGGAAGACGCGCGGGTCGCTGCAGGAGCGGGAAGCCAGCGGCACTCACCGTGGGGCCGGTTCGCTAGGCGCCGGGCTGGAGCCCAGCCGACGGCGCGGGGCGGCGGCCGAGCCCAGCCTGGTGCGCCTCGGGCGGCGGCCGCAGCAGCGGAACCCCGGGCGGCGCTGGGCGGGCGGCGGCTCTTACCGCCGAGCCATCTCCGAGGCGCGGGCGAAGCGGGAGAGCTGGGGGTGTGGACCCGAGCGCCGCGGCCCGGCCGCCGCACCCCGAGGTCCCGGTTGCGCCGGGCTCGTGGCCGAGAGGACCCCACGGACGCAGAACCCCGCGCCCGCCCGCCAGTCCCCGCCGCTTAATTACCTTCGCCTCTGGCCCCGGAGGAGGGGGGGGGGGCAGCCTCCTGCACGTCGCCCCCTCTCGGAGCCCTAG